The following are encoded together in the Humulus lupulus chromosome 5, drHumLupu1.1, whole genome shotgun sequence genome:
- the LOC133834677 gene encoding probable receptor-like protein kinase At5g24010 has translation METRTKLHFLSLFLFFLLLPVAASFIPLDNYLLNCGSPSNATLFNRVFIGDSSKPGSGFLSSDRSISFKNQNPSPNLSPIYSTARVFTTASGYNFNIKKNGTHIVRFHFSPFVAPSFPLPSANFTISVDGILILKNSQVKDTLIKEYIMKIDKVELEIVFSPLGNSGFAYVNAIEVFSAPDDFTVDYGAKYVKADGDEEYKNLSSHVFETIQRINVGGSKLTPFNDTLWRTWLPDEEYLVLPFAAKPAVTTHTPNYQKGGASREIAPDNVYMTAQQMNRTNLNVDARFNVTWKFPVGSGGVPHLVRLHFCDIVSPSLNLLYFSVYINGYSAYRDLDLSALTVHLLASPVYIDFVVDSDDSGFMQVSIGPSDLSPPSRINAILNGAEIMKMLNVVPSQSKGGISKKTIWILVGSIVGGVILLCLVILGILLSFRRKKRKPKPRPAESVGWTPLRVFGGSSLSRMSEGTTLASPGPNGYLGLRIPFTEILSATNNFDKNLIVGSGGFGIVYKGVLRDNIKVAVKRGQPGSRQGLPEFQTEITVLSKIRHLHLVSLVGYCDEQSEMILIYEYMEKGTLRNHLYGPRFTPLSWKKRLEICIGSARGLHYLHTGSAQGIIHRDIKSTNILLDENYVAKVADFGLSRSGPCLSETHVSTGVKGSFGYLDPEYFRRQQLTDKSDVYSFGVVLFEVLCARPAVDPLLAREQVNLAEWALQWQKKGMLEKIIDRHLVGQIKPSSLKKYGETAEKCLAEYGVDRPTMGDVLWNLEYALQLQESEPQTQQEEVGNVDSQELSTTTTPSTNARREEEADGSGSLEINSSQVFSQLMTNDGR, from the coding sequence ATGGAGACAAGGACGAAGCTAcactttctttctctttttcttttctttctccttCTTCCAGTAGCAGCCTCTTTCATTCCACTAGACAATTACCTTCTCAACTGTGGTTCACCCTCCAATGCTACGCTCTTCAACCGGGTCTTCATTGGTGATTCATCGAAACCGGGTTCGGGTTTTCTCTCTTCAGACCGGTCCATCTCGTTCAAGAACCAGAACCCATCTCCAAACTTATCTCCCATTTACAGCACGGCTAGAGTTTTCACCACTGCTTCGGGGTATAACTTCAACATCAAGAAGAATGGGACTCACATAGTACGTTTCCACTTCTCACCTTTTGTTGCTCCTAGTTTTCCATTACCATCTGCAAATTTTACAATTTCTGTAGATGGGATtttgattttgaaaaattcccaAGTTAAAGATACTTTGATTAAGGAGTATATAATGAAAATAGACAAAGTTGAACTTGAAATTGTATTCAGTCCCTTGGGTAATTCGGGTTTCGCTTATGTGAATGCTATTGAAGTTTTTTCTGCCCCTGATGACTTTACTGTTGATTACGGAGCTAAATATGTTAAAGCTGATGGAGATGAAGAGTACAAGAATCTCTCTTCTCATGTTTTTGAAACTATTCAGAGAATCAATGTTGGAGGTTCAAAGTTAACCCCTTTTAACGATACTTTGTGGAGAACTTGGTTACCTGATGAGGAATATCTTGTTCTACCATTTGCTGCCAAGCCTGCAGTTACCACTCATACTCCAAATTATCAGAAAGGAGGTGCAAGTAGAGAGATTGCTCCGGATAATGTCTATATGACTGCCCAGCAGATGAATAGGACTAACTTAAATGTGGACGCTAGATTCAATGTTACTTGGAAATTCCCAGTAGGTTCAGGTGGAGTTCCACACTTGGTTCGCTTGCATTTCTGTGACATTGTTAGTCCTAGTCTTAACTTACTCTACTTCAGTGTGTATATCAATGGGTACTCTGCTTACAGAGATCTTGATCTCTCAGCTCTAACTGTTCACTTACTTGCTTCTCCAGTCTATATAGATTTTGTTGTCGATTCTGACGATTCAGGGTTTATGCAAGTTAGTATTGGCCCTTCTGATCTGAGCCCTCCATCGAGGATTAATGCCATTTTGAATGGGGCAGAGATAATGAAGATGCTTAATGTCGTCCCTTCGCAGTCAAAGGGTGGGATTAGTAAGAAAACAATTTGGATTTTGGTGGGTTCAATTGTTGGAGGAGTTATTTTGCTGTGCTTGGTTATACTTGGAATACTTCTTTCTTTCAGACGAAAAAAGAGGAAGCCAAAACCAAGACCTGCAGAGAGTGTTGGCTGGACGCCTTTACGCGTATTTGGAGGCAGTTCGCTTAGTAGAATGTCTGAAGGAACCACCCTTGCATCTCCAGGACCAAATGGATATCTTGGCTTGAGAATCCCTTTCACTGAGATCCTGTCAGCTACAAATAACTTTGATAAGAATCTGATTGTAGGTTCTGGTGGATTTGGTATTGTGTACAAAGGTGTTTTGAGGGACAACATAAAGGTTGCTGTGAAGAGAGGTCAGCCAGGATCTAGGCAGGGCCTTCCTGAGTTCCAGACCGAGATAACAGTTTTGTCGAAAATACGCCACCTTCATCTTGTTTCACTTGTTGGTTATTGTGATGAACAATCAGAAATGATATTAATatatgaatatatggaaaagGGAACCTTGAGAAATCATTTGTATGGCCCAAGGTTCACACCATTGTCTTGGAAGAAACGACTTGAGATATGCATTGGTTCAGCAAGAGGTCTTCACTACCTTCATACTGGTTCAGCACAAGGAATTATCCACCGAGATATTAAATCAACAAACATTTTGCTTGATGAGAACTATGTGGCCAAGGTGGCAGATTTCGGTCTTTCAAGATCCGGTCCATGTCTCAGTGAAACCCATGTAAGCACTGGTGTGAAAGGCAGTTTTGGCTATCTTGATCCTGAGTACTTTCGCAGGCAGCAACTCACAGATAAGTcagatgtttattcatttggggTTGTGCTCTTTGAAGTTCTTTGCGCTAGGCCAGCCGTTGATCCATTGCTTGCAAGAGAACAGGTGAACTTAGCTGAATGGGCACTTCAATGGCAGAAGAAAGGCATGCTCGAGAAAATAATCGATCGCCATCTTGTTGGACAGATCAAACCAAGCTCGTTGAAAAAATACGGAGAAACAGCAGAGAAATGTTTGGCTGAATATGGTGTTGATCGGCCAACAATGGGTGATGTGCTATGGAATTTGGAATATGCACTTCAGCTTCAGGAGTCTGAACCACAGACTCAACAGGAAGAAGTTGGCAATGTCGATTCGCAGGAGCTGTCAACTACTACAACTCCTTCTACCAAtgcaagaagagaagaagaagctGATGGCAGTGGTAGTTTAGAAATTAATTCAAGCCAAGTTTTTTCCCAACTAATGACCAATGACGGCAGATAA